A window of the Streptomyces formicae genome harbors these coding sequences:
- a CDS encoding FG-GAP repeat protein translates to MFLTQDSPGVPDQVEFGDNFGLSLLASDVNRDGRADLTAVAGQENDPEGAVSFLPGASSTLYSTTASTTFGPTRVGLPTRTYTAFGTHLAG, encoded by the coding sequence GTGTTCCTGACGCAAGACAGCCCCGGCGTGCCGGACCAGGTGGAGTTCGGCGACAACTTCGGCCTGTCCCTGCTCGCCTCCGATGTGAACCGTGACGGCCGCGCCGACCTCACGGCCGTCGCCGGCCAGGAGAACGACCCCGAGGGTGCGGTCTCCTTCCTGCCGGGTGCCTCGTCCACGCTCTACTCCACGACGGCGTCGACCACCTTCGGCCCGACCAGGGTGGGGCTGCCGACGCGTACGTACACCGCGTTCGGGACCCACCTGGCAGGCTAG